Proteins co-encoded in one Scatophagus argus isolate fScaArg1 chromosome 11, fScaArg1.pri, whole genome shotgun sequence genomic window:
- the stk17b gene encoding serine/threonine-protein kinase 17B, with translation MSRRRLDSRSGLSAGLLTEIQTPISTEPMENVYEITGELGRGKFAVVKRCVEKATCKVFAAKFLRKRRRGRDCRAEVTHEMAVLEMARNNARVVNLHAAYETDHDIVLVLEYAAGGEIFDHCVSEELLPEAQIIRLIRQTLEGVHQLHQSNVVHLDLKPQNILLTGLSPPGDIKIVDFGLARRLGAVGELREILGTPEYVAPEILNYEPITTATDLWSVGVIAYMLVTGESPFAGDDKQETFLNVSQVNVDYSRDAFSRVSELAVDFIRKLLVKAPEDRPSAAECMSHPWLWQQQLCLSPDPVSTRAVRERSCGAKWTAPHEDPEDKENFLESPHSHAKRFRFDEETPAAADGDF, from the exons ATGTCTCGGAGGCGACTGGACAGCCGCAGCGGGCTCTCTGCGGGGCTGCTCACCGAAATTCAGACCCCAATCAGCACGGAGCCGATGGAAAATGTTTACGAAATCACCGGAGAGCTTGGAAG GGGGAAGTTTGCTGTGGTCAAGCGCTGTGTGGAGAAGGCCACATGTAAAGTGTTTGCTGCTAAGTTCCTGCGGAAGAGAAGACGAGGTCGTGACTGCCGGGCAGAAGTCACGCATGAGATGGCCGTCCTGGAGATGGCCCGTAACAACGCCCGAGTGGTCAACCTGCACGCTGCTTACGAGACAGATCACGACATCGTCCTCGTGCTGGAGTA TGCGGCGGGCGGAGAGATATTTGACCACTGTGTGTCCGAGGAGCTGCTGCCAGAGGCCCAGATCATTCGCCTGATCAGGCAGACGCTGGAGGGAGTCCACCAGCTCCACCAAAGCAACGTGGTGCACTTAGACCTGAag CCGCAGAATATCCTCCTGACCGGTCTGTCTCCTCCGGGAGACATAAAGATCGTAGACTTTGGCCTGGCACGCAGACTGGGTGCGGTCGGAGAGCTCAGAGAGATTCTTGGCACACCTGAGTATGTGG CTCCAGAGATCCTGAACTATGAGCCAATCACAACGGCCACTGACCTTTG GAGTGTGGGTGTTATCGCCTACATGCTGGTGACGGGCGAGTCGCCGTTCGCCGGGGACGACAAGCAGGAGACGTTTCTGAACGTGTCCCAGGTCAACGTGGACTACAGCAGGGACGCCTTCTCCAGGGTGTCTGAGCTGGCCGTGGACTTCATCCGCAAGCTGCTGGTCAAAGCGCCGGA GGACCGGCCCAGCGCTGCAGAGTGTATGAGCCACCCCTggctgtggcagcagcagctctgtctgaGCCCTGACCCCGTCAGCACCCGCGCCGTCCGCGAGCGGAGCTGCGGCGCCAAGTGGACGGCCCCGCACGAAGACCCCGAAGACAAGGAGAACTTCCTGGAGTCGCCGCACTCTCATGCAAAAAGGTTTCGCTTCGACGAGGAAACGCCAGCTGCTGCGGACGGAGACTTTTGA